A portion of the Plodia interpunctella isolate USDA-ARS_2022_Savannah chromosome 4, ilPloInte3.2, whole genome shotgun sequence genome contains these proteins:
- the LOC128669622 gene encoding uncharacterized protein LOC128669622 has translation MFWLLLFIGMCIPCWSAEATACTEDSHCPVDYYCELEAYSCRQCLRCEDFKQAPPPATTPCVKSMVECGGCLEQKDDGNNYGCGPKTKNKIGELESDEIRLPVYAWVLLVLIVVVIIGGAVLISVINKATYAAVSRSESQIPGTNGNLETWSSPPAYNAVFNIPQDIAEEPPLYVKPSAPSTDIRESADRQATRPFDPPNYIRGPQLSAIPTPDRFSIHEDRVTENSVDGVISLRTPLTDVVSLPTGTVSNIAMEECPNGMSRGIYERVDTEVGDAALRTCTTPVVVVNNNLHVQSVSVNGTSVFIPQATVQPL, from the exons ATGTTTTG GTTATTACTTTTCATCGGGATGTGTATTCCCTGCTGGAGCGCCGAGGCGACAGCTTGTACAGAGGATTCTCACTGCCCGGTGGACTATTACTGCGAACTTGAGGCGTACTCCTGCCGCCAGTGCCTGAGGTGTGAGGACTTCAAGCAAGCTCCACCGCCCGCGACCACTCCGTGCGTCAAGTCAATGGTGGAATGCGGAGGATGTCTTGAGCA GAAAGATGATGGAAATAACTATGGCTGTGGaccgaaaacaaaaaacaagatAGGAGAATTAGAATCGGATGAAATTAGACTTCCAGTGTATGCTTGGGTTCTGCTGGTACTGATAGTTGTAGTGATCATCGGTGGTGCCGTGCTCATTTCCGTGATCAACAAAGCGACTTACG CTGCCGTATCCAGATCGGAAAGTCAAATTCCTGGAACAAATGGAAATTTGGAGACGTGGAGTTCACCACCTGCTTACAACGCAGTATTTAACATCCCTCAAGATATTGCAGAAG aGCCCCCTCTTTACGTGAAACCTTCAGCGCCCTCTACCGACATCCGCGAGTCTGCGGACCGACAGGCCACTCGGCCCTTCGACCCCCCAAACTACATTCGTGGCCCGCAACTATCAGCCAT ACCCACACCTGATAGATTTTCGATCCATGAAGATAGAGTCACGGAAAACAG CGTCGATGGAGTGATCAGTCTTCGCACCCCACTTACTGACGTCGTTTCTCTGCCAACTGGTACAGTCTCAAACATAGCCATG gAAGAATGTCCCAACGGAATGAGCAGAGGTATATATGAGCGTGTCGATACTGAGGTCGGAGACGCAGCGCTGCGCACGTGCACTACGCCGGTGGTTGTCGTCAACAACAACTTGCATGTACAGTCGGTGTCAGTAAATGGTACTAGTGTTTTTATACCTCAAGCCACGGTACAGCCACTGTAG
- the LOC128669417 gene encoding uncharacterized protein LOC128669417 isoform X1, whose translation MEFRKMRKLLTSFSLWLLYMVIRMPVTHGQVDCTTIDTLEQCETGYYCDGNYRCIKCAQCENFETVNKTSTCPKTLDDCGECKNGYEFHSPGKCVEQYTLRIFFFLVGAASSTAILILIVVCAAFYCIRKKKKRSKTRYCPEADSVINSTAVLLSAQHPTAPPPPYTGRQPPYNPQFNDNEPSKPLIPSNSSPCVQEMEMDGQQMANPYSNCVNLPHDINSYNFEESTEESNENLFENEEMEENVNDPADVLNNNNLPAADPEAESLLYASLLSDITRVQDSNTNVGIADRDHGSDSDTPRSGTPAADACGSQHLIVQFINNISPVLNLQGNNTKTYNPGDNDKTYLPRK comes from the exons ATGGAGTTCCGTAAAATGCGCAAATTGTTAACAAg TTTTTCATTATGGCTGCTTTATATGGTTATTAGAATGCCGGTGACCCACGGGCAAGTGGATTGTACGACAATAGATACACTTGAACAATGCGAAACAGGCTATTATTGCGACGGTAACTACAGATGTATTAAATGTGCTcaatgtgaaaattttgaaacggTAAATAAGACCTCCACGTGTCCCAAGACTCTCGATGATTGTGGGGAGTGCAAAAACGG ataCGAATTCCACAGCCCTGGGAAATGCGTGGAGCAGTACACTTTaagaatattcttttttttggtGGGTGCGGCATCCAGCaccgccattttgattttaatagtCGTCTGTGCGGCGTTTTATTGCATtcgaaagaaaaagaaaaggtCGAAAACTC GTTATTGCCCAGAAGCCGACTCCGTCATCAACTCCACCGCAGTGCTGCTGTCGGCACAACACCCGACGGCGCCCCCGCCGCCTTACACAGGTCGCCAACCTCCATACAACCCTCAATTTAATGACAATG agcCGTCAAAGCCTCTTATTCCGTCGAATTCTTCGCCTTGTGTTCAAGAAATGGAAATGGACGGTCAACAAATGGCGAACCCCTACAGCAACTGTGTCAATCTTCCACATGATATTAACAG ttacaattttgaagaatcGACGGAAGAATCTAATGAAAATTTGTTCGAGAATGAGGAAATGGAGGAAAACGTTAATGACCCAGCCGATGTACTTAA CAATAACAACCTGCCCGCGGCGGATCCCGAAGCAGAATCTCTCCTGTATGCGTCCCTGCTGAGCGATATCACGCgg GTACAAGACAGCAACACAAACGTCGGCATCGCCGACCGGGACCACGGCAGCGACTCCGACACACCCCGGTCTGGCACCCCCGCGGCCGACGCCTGCGGCTCCCAACACCTCATTGTGCAATTTATCAACAATATCTCACCAGTACTTAACTTGCAAGGAAACAACACCAAAACTTACAATCCTGGTGATAACGATAAGACTTACCTACCTAGAAAGTAG
- the LOC128669417 gene encoding uncharacterized protein LOC128669417 isoform X2, whose protein sequence is MVIRMPVTHGQVDCTTIDTLEQCETGYYCDGNYRCIKCAQCENFETVNKTSTCPKTLDDCGECKNGYEFHSPGKCVEQYTLRIFFFLVGAASSTAILILIVVCAAFYCIRKKKKRSKTRYCPEADSVINSTAVLLSAQHPTAPPPPYTGRQPPYNPQFNDNEPSKPLIPSNSSPCVQEMEMDGQQMANPYSNCVNLPHDINSYNFEESTEESNENLFENEEMEENVNDPADVLNNNNLPAADPEAESLLYASLLSDITRVQDSNTNVGIADRDHGSDSDTPRSGTPAADACGSQHLIVQFINNISPVLNLQGNNTKTYNPGDNDKTYLPRK, encoded by the exons ATGGTTATTAGAATGCCGGTGACCCACGGGCAAGTGGATTGTACGACAATAGATACACTTGAACAATGCGAAACAGGCTATTATTGCGACGGTAACTACAGATGTATTAAATGTGCTcaatgtgaaaattttgaaacggTAAATAAGACCTCCACGTGTCCCAAGACTCTCGATGATTGTGGGGAGTGCAAAAACGG ataCGAATTCCACAGCCCTGGGAAATGCGTGGAGCAGTACACTTTaagaatattcttttttttggtGGGTGCGGCATCCAGCaccgccattttgattttaatagtCGTCTGTGCGGCGTTTTATTGCATtcgaaagaaaaagaaaaggtCGAAAACTC GTTATTGCCCAGAAGCCGACTCCGTCATCAACTCCACCGCAGTGCTGCTGTCGGCACAACACCCGACGGCGCCCCCGCCGCCTTACACAGGTCGCCAACCTCCATACAACCCTCAATTTAATGACAATG agcCGTCAAAGCCTCTTATTCCGTCGAATTCTTCGCCTTGTGTTCAAGAAATGGAAATGGACGGTCAACAAATGGCGAACCCCTACAGCAACTGTGTCAATCTTCCACATGATATTAACAG ttacaattttgaagaatcGACGGAAGAATCTAATGAAAATTTGTTCGAGAATGAGGAAATGGAGGAAAACGTTAATGACCCAGCCGATGTACTTAA CAATAACAACCTGCCCGCGGCGGATCCCGAAGCAGAATCTCTCCTGTATGCGTCCCTGCTGAGCGATATCACGCgg GTACAAGACAGCAACACAAACGTCGGCATCGCCGACCGGGACCACGGCAGCGACTCCGACACACCCCGGTCTGGCACCCCCGCGGCCGACGCCTGCGGCTCCCAACACCTCATTGTGCAATTTATCAACAATATCTCACCAGTACTTAACTTGCAAGGAAACAACACCAAAACTTACAATCCTGGTGATAACGATAAGACTTACCTACCTAGAAAGTAG
- the LOC128669380 gene encoding transmembrane reductase CYB561D2-like isoform X1, translating into MHTCYGISRYCYCNVMHRIALALALKYLRFCNRFYSPILLSRKDIFHIKILNLHYICRRHIISHAQCFCSELDRFLAHLLIQHKFMESLDQDISDNNMSQPDRNSESSRLVTANASSKPSYLNIFSNLLSLVFVGIVTYCSFVNGITLFSFHPPLMAIGWMIIMTSAINAISPGDLATEWMPIRLRSARHWVLQLFGAILILAGFLVILSNKIINNKPHFATLHAKFGLSALIFMAATMLGGIGALYSLKLKHYLAPIYTKLLHASIGLVTFSLGVVAISCGLFSDWFSAKGEILQYTSLVIVILVMLFTLLRPSLKVYFRLRERLDNVN; encoded by the exons ATGCATACTTgctatggaattagtaggtattgtTACTGCAATGTAATGCATCGCATCGCTCTCGCACTCGCACTGAAATATTTACGATTCTGCAATCGATTCTACAGtcctattttattatcaaggAAGGacatttttcacataaaaatacttaatttacacTACATATGTCGACGCCATATTATTTCGCATGCGCAATGTTTTTGTAGTGAACTTGATAGGTTTCTTG CACATTTGCTCATTCAACATAAGTTTATGGAGTCCCTGGATCAAGATATATCGGACAACAATATGTCGCAGCCAGATAGAAATTCTGAATCTTCACGGCTTGTAACTGCCAACGCTTCATCCAAGCCCAGCTACTTAAATATCTTCAGTAATCTTCTGTCCTTAGTTTTTGTGGGCATTGTAACATATTGTTCTTTTGTTAATGGAATCACTTTATTCTCTTTCCACCCACCACTTATGGCAATTGGA tGGATGATCATCATGACTTCTGCTATAAATGCAATCTCACCCGGGGATCTAGCAACTGAATGGATGCCAATTAGACTTCGAAGTGCTCGACATTGGGTTTTGCAGTTGTTCGGAGCAATATTGATTTTAGCTGGATTTTTGGTAATATTGTCAAACAAAATCATCAATAATAAACCACATTTTGCCACACTGCATGCAAAGTTTGGGTTGTCTGCATTGATTTTTATGGCAGCCACTATGCTGGGTGGAATAGGTGCTCTGTATAGTCTGAAACTCAAACACTATTTGGCACcaatctatacaaaattattacatgCCTCTATTGGCTTGGTCACATTTTCTTTGGGAGTTGTGGCAATTTCATGTGGattattttctgattggttCTCTGCCAAAGGggaaattttacaatatacttCTTTGGTAATTGTTATTCttgtaatgttatttactCTTCTGCGGCCTTCTTTGAAGGTATACTTTCGCTTGAGAGAACGTTTAGATAATGTGAACTAA
- the LOC128669380 gene encoding transmembrane reductase CYB561D2-like isoform X2, protein MESLDQDISDNNMSQPDRNSESSRLVTANASSKPSYLNIFSNLLSLVFVGIVTYCSFVNGITLFSFHPPLMAIGWMIIMTSAINAISPGDLATEWMPIRLRSARHWVLQLFGAILILAGFLVILSNKIINNKPHFATLHAKFGLSALIFMAATMLGGIGALYSLKLKHYLAPIYTKLLHASIGLVTFSLGVVAISCGLFSDWFSAKGEILQYTSLVIVILVMLFTLLRPSLKVYFRLRERLDNVN, encoded by the exons ATGGAGTCCCTGGATCAAGATATATCGGACAACAATATGTCGCAGCCAGATAGAAATTCTGAATCTTCACGGCTTGTAACTGCCAACGCTTCATCCAAGCCCAGCTACTTAAATATCTTCAGTAATCTTCTGTCCTTAGTTTTTGTGGGCATTGTAACATATTGTTCTTTTGTTAATGGAATCACTTTATTCTCTTTCCACCCACCACTTATGGCAATTGGA tGGATGATCATCATGACTTCTGCTATAAATGCAATCTCACCCGGGGATCTAGCAACTGAATGGATGCCAATTAGACTTCGAAGTGCTCGACATTGGGTTTTGCAGTTGTTCGGAGCAATATTGATTTTAGCTGGATTTTTGGTAATATTGTCAAACAAAATCATCAATAATAAACCACATTTTGCCACACTGCATGCAAAGTTTGGGTTGTCTGCATTGATTTTTATGGCAGCCACTATGCTGGGTGGAATAGGTGCTCTGTATAGTCTGAAACTCAAACACTATTTGGCACcaatctatacaaaattattacatgCCTCTATTGGCTTGGTCACATTTTCTTTGGGAGTTGTGGCAATTTCATGTGGattattttctgattggttCTCTGCCAAAGGggaaattttacaatatacttCTTTGGTAATTGTTATTCttgtaatgttatttactCTTCTGCGGCCTTCTTTGAAGGTATACTTTCGCTTGAGAGAACGTTTAGATAATGTGAACTAA
- the SkpA gene encoding S-phase kinase-associated protein 1 encodes MPSIKLQSSDNEVFTVDVEIAKCSVTIKTMLEDLGVEDEEEEVVPLPNVNSAILKKVIQWATYHKDDPPLPEDDENKEKRTDDISSWDADFLKVDQGTLFELILAANYLDIKGLLDVTCKTVANMIKGKTPEEIRKTFNIKNDFTAAEEDQVRKENEWCEEK; translated from the coding sequence ATGCCCAGTATTAAGTTACAGTCATCAGACAATGAAGTCTTTACAGTAGATGTAGAGATTGCAAAATGTTCAGTGACGATCAAAACTATGTTGGAAGACCTTGGCGTGGAAGACGAGGAAGAAGAAGTCGTTCCATTGCCCAACGTGAATTCTGCCATTCTTAAGAAAGTCATCCAATGGGCGACTTATCACAAAGATGATCCTCCATTGCCTGAAGACGACGAGAACAAAGAGAAAAGAACAGATGACATATCTTCATGGGATGCTGATTTTTTGAAAGTAGATCAAGGCACTTTATTTGAACTTATTCTAGCGGCAAATTACCTAGACATCAAAGGATTGTTGGATGTCACTTGCAAGACTGTAGCTAATATGATCAAAGGGAAAACTCCAGAGGAAATCCGTAAGacatttaacataaaaaatgatttCACAGCTGCTGAAGAAGATCAAGTGCGCAAGGAGAATGAGTGGTGTGAGGAGAAGTAA